The Streptococcus gwangjuense nucleotide sequence TATCGAACGCTGGGTTCATCTATTATTGTTCCTAAGAAGGATAAGATTGAACTTATCCCAACGAGAAACGATTACCATACTATTTCTGTTGACAATAGCGTTTATTCCTTCCGCAATATTGAACGAATCGAATATCAAATCGACCATCATAAGATTCACTTTGTCGCGTCGCCGAGTCACACCAGTTTTTGGAATCGTGTTAAAGATGCTTTCATCGGCGAGGTAGACGAATGAAGTTTGAATTTATCGCAGATGAACATGTCAAGGTTAAGACCTTTTTGAAAAAGCACGAGGTTTCGAAGGGGCTTCTGGCCAAGATTAAGTTTCGGGGTGGAGCTATTCTAGTCAATGACCAACCGCAAAATGCAACGTATCTATTGGATCTTGGAGATCGAGTTACCATTGACATTCCCGCTGAGGAAGGCTTTGAAACTCTAGAAGCAATCGAGCGCCCACTGGATATTCTCTATGAGGATGACCATTTTCTAGTCTTGAATAAACCCTATGGAGTGGCGTCTATTCCTAGTGTCAATCACTCCAATACCATTGCCAATTTTATCAAGGGTTACTACGTTAAGCAAAACTATGAAAATCAGCAGGTTCACATTGTGACTAGACTTGATCGTGATACTTCTGGCTTGATGCTCTTTGCCAAACACGGCTATGCCCATGCACGATTAGACAAGCAGTTGCAGAAGAAATCTATCGAGAAACGCTACTTTGCTTTGGTTAAAGGTGATGGATATTTGGAGTCAGAGGGGGAAATTATTGCTCCGATTGCGCGTGATGAAGACTCCATTATTACCAGACGAGTGGCTAAAGGCGGAAAGTATGCCCATACTTCTTACAAGATTGTAGCTTCTTATGGAAATATTCACTTGGTTGATATTCGCCTGCATACTGGACGAACCCATCAAATCCGGGTCCATTTTTCTCATATTGGATTTCCTTTGTTGGGAGATGATTTGTATGGTGGTAGTCTGGACGACGGCATCCAACGTCAGGCCCTGCATTGCCATTACCTATCCTTTTATCATCCATTTTTAGAGCAAGACTTGCAGTTAGAAAGTCCCTTGCCAGATGATTTTAGCAACCTTATTACCCAGTTATCAACTAATACTCTATAAAAACTGTTTCAGAGTATAATTATTATCTTAAAGGAGAAAACTCATGGAAGTTTTTGAAAGTCTCAAAGCCAACTTGGTTGGTAAAAATGCTCGTATCGTTCTCCCTGAAGGGGAAGAACCTCGTATTCTTCAAGCGACTAAACGTCTGGTAAAAGAAACAGAAGTAATTCCTGTTTTGCTTGGAAATCCTGAAAAAATTAAAATTTATCTTGAAATCGAAGGTATCGAAGATGGTTATGAAGTCATCGACCCTCAACACTACGATAAATTTGAAGAAATGGTTGCTGCCTTGGTAGAGCGTCGCAAGGGCAAAATGTCTGAAGAAGATGCACGCAAGGTTTTGGTTGAAGATGTCAACTATTTTGGTGTTATGTTAGTTTACTTGGGCTTGGTTGATGGAATGGTATCAGGTGCGATTCACTCAACAGCGTCAACAGTTCGTCCAGCTCTACAAATCATTAAAACTCGTCCAAACGTAACTCGTACTTCAGGAGCCTTCCTCATGGTTCGTGGTACGGAACGTTACCTCTTTGGGGACTGTGCTATCAATATCAATCCAGATGCAGAAGCCTTGGCTGAGATTGCAATCAACTCGGCAATCACAGCTAAGATGTTTGGCATCGAGCCTAAAATCGCTATGCTAAGCTATTCTACTAAAGGTTCAGGATTTGGAGAAAGCGTTGATAAGGTTGTTGAAGCAACTAAAATTGCTCACGACTTGCGCCCTGACCTTGAAATCGATGGTGAGTTGCAATTTGATGCAGCCTTTGTTCCTGAAACTGCAGCTTTGAAAGCTCCTGGAAGTACAGTAGCTGGTCAAGCAAATGTCTTCATCTTCCCAGGTATTGAGGCTGGAAATATCGGATACAAGATGGCTGAACGTCTTGGTGGTTTTGCGGCTGTTGGACCTGTTTTGCAAGGTTTGAACAAGCCTGTTAACGACCTTTCTCGTGGATGTAATGCTGATGATGTCTACAAGTTGACTCTTATCACAGCAGCCCAAGCTGTTCATCAATAATATTTAGTCCTCTTTCCCCTTGGAAAGAGGCTTTTTATACTCAATGAAAATCAAAGAGCAAACTAGGAAACTAGCCGCAGGCTGTACTTGAGTACGGCAAGGCGACGTTGACGTGGTTTGAATTTGATTTTCGAAGAGTATTAATACTAGGAAAAGGACAGTTAGAATCTTCTGTGTTATACTATAGATATGTTAGATTTGAAAGAATACGGTATCGTCATGTGGCCGGAGGAGAAGATCATTTCTTTTCGTGAGAAACTTCTCAACTGGTATGATGAAAATAAAAGAGATTTGCCGTGGCGTAGGAGTAAAAATCCTTATCATATTTGGGTGTCTGAAATTATGCTCCAGCAGACTAGGGTAGATACGGTTATTCCTTATTACGAACGATTCTTGGACTGGTTTCCAACAGTTAAAAGTTTGGCAACAGCTCCTGAAGAACGTTTGTTGAAGGCTTGGGAAGGCTTGGGTTATTATTCTAGAGTTCGCAATATGCAGGCTGCAGCCCAGCAGATTATGACTGACTTTGGTGGTCAATTTCCACATACCTATGAAGGAATTTCCAGCTTGAAAGGAATTGGACCTTACACAGCAGGAGCCATTTCCAGTATTGCTTTTAACTTGCCTGAGCCAGCTGTAGATGGTAATGTCATGCGGGTTTTGGCGCGTCTGTTTGAAGTCAATCACGATATTGGCATTCCAAGTAATCGCAAAATTTTTCAGGCAATGATGGAAATCTTGATTGACCCAGAGCGTCCGGGTGACTTTAATCAAGCCTTGATGGACTTGGGCTCAGATATTGAGGCTCCTGTAAATCCCAGACCAGAAGAAAGCCCAGTTAAGGACTTTAGTGCGGCATATCAGAATGGCACAATGGACCGTTATCCAATCAAGGCTCCCAAGAAAAAGCCAGTTCCCATTTATCTCAAAGCCTTGGTGGTCAAAAATGCTCAAGGACAATTTTTACTTGAAAAAAATGAAAGTGAAAAGCTATTGGCAGGTTTTTGGCATTTCCCCTTGATAGAAGTTGATAACTTTTCGCAAGAAGAGCAGTTTGACCTCTTTCATCAGGTTGCAGAAGAAAGTGTGAATTTTGGACCCAGTCCAGAAGAGAGTTTCCAGCAGGACTATGACTTAGATGTTGATTGGCTTGATATTTATTTTGAGACTGTTAAGCATATCTTTAGTCATCGCAAGTGGCATGTTCAAATTGTAGCAGGGCAAGTGAGTGATTTCCATGATTTTTCAGATAGGGAAGTTCGCTGGCTTTCACCAGAAGAATTCAAGAATGTTCCACTTGCTAAACCCCAACAAAAAATCTGGCAGGCTTATGCACAAGCCAACTTAGACAGTAGCAAAGACTAGCTATTGTGTCTTCTTTTTATTTTTTTGGTATAATAGTAGAGAAAAAGGTGAACAAATGAAAAAAATATTAATTGTAGATGATGAAAAACCAATCTCGGACATTATCAAGTTTAATATGACCAAGGAAGGTTACGAGGTTGTAACTGCTTTTAACGGTCGTGAAGCGCTAGAACAATTTGAAGCAGAGCAGCCAGATATTATTATTCTGGATTTGATGCTTCCAGAAATTGATGGGTTAGAAGTTGCTAAGACTATTCGCAAGACGAGTAGTGTGCCTATTATCATGCTGTCGGCTAAAGATAGTGAGTTTGATAAGGTTATCGGTTTAGAGCTTGGAGCGGATGACTATGTGACAAAACCCTTCTCAAATCGTGAGTTGCAGGCACGTGTTAAAGCTCTTCTTCGTCGCACGGACTTGGCTTCTGTAGATAATCAAGAGTCAGATGAAAAGAAAACCCAACCCTTGCAAATTGGGGACTTGGAGATTGTGCCAGATGCTTATGTAGCTAAGAAATACGGTGAAGAACTAGATTTAACCCACCGTGAATTTGAACTCTTATACCATTTAGCTTCTCATATTGGTCAAGTGATTACACGTGAACATTTGCTTGAAACGGTCTGGGGTTATGATTATTTCGGAGATGTTCGGACTGTTGACGTAACTATCAGACGTTTGCGTGAGAAGATTGAAGATACACCTAGTCGTCCAGAGTATATCCTAACACGTCGTGGTGTTGGTTATTATATGAGAAATAATGATTGAATTGATTAGAAAAAATATTCTTACTAGTGATTTTATCTTCATTTTAATTTTATTGGGTTTTATCTTGATTGTTACCTTGCTCTTACTAGAAAATCGGCGGGATAATATTCGGTTGAAGCAGATTAATCAAAAAGTTAAAGACTTGATTGCAGGAGATTATTCGCAGGTATTGGATATGCAGGGAAGCTCTGAAATCACTAATATTACCAATAATCTTAATGATTTATCAGAAGTAATCCGTTTGACCCAAGAAAATCTGGAACAAGAGAGTAAACGATTGCACAGTATCCTCTCATACATGACAGACGGAGTCCTTGCAACCAATCGTCGTGGCAAGATTACTATGATTAATGACATGGCTAAGAAACAGCTAGGTGTTCAGAAAGAAGAGGTTCTCAATAAAAGTATTCTAGAATTGCTTAAGATTGAAGATGAGTATGAACTTCGTGATTTGATTACCCAAGTTCCTGAGCTTATGATTGATTCTCAGGATGACAATGGTGAGTATCTGAGCCTTCGTGTACGCTTTGCCTTGGTGCGTCGTGAGTCTGGCTTTATCTCAGGTTTGGTTGCAGTTTTACACGATACGACGGAGCAGGAGAAGGAAGAACGAGAACGAAGACTCTTTGTTTCCAACGTTAGTCATGAGCTACGGACGCCTCTGACCAGCGTAAAATCCTATCTTGAAGCCTTGGATGAGGGTGCCTTGTCAGAACCTGTAGCGCCAGACTTTATCAAGGTATCTCTAGACGAAACCAACCGTATGATGCGAATGGTGACAGATCTTCTCCATCTTTCACGGATTGATAATGCGACCAGTCACCTAGATGTGGAACTGATTAACTTTACTGCCTTTATTACCTTTATTCTTAACCGTTTTGATAAGATGAGGGGATCAGATGAAGAGAAGAAATACGAATTGGTTAGAGATTATCCGATTACGTCTGTCTGGATTGAAATTGATACAGACAAAATGACGCAGGTGATTGATAATATTCTTAACAATGCCATTAAGTATTCACCAGATGGTGGGAAAATCACAGTGACCATGAAGACAACTGATGATCAGATGATTTTATCTATCTCAGACCAAGGTTTGGGTATTCCTAAGCAGGATTTACCACGTATTTTTGACCGTTTTTATCGTGTTGATCGTGCCAGAAGTCGTGCCCAAGGTGGTACAGGCCTAGGACTGTCCATTGCTAAAGAAATTATCAAACAACATAAGGGCTTTATTTGGGCCAAGAGTGAATACGGTAAGGGATCAACCTTCACCATTGTGTTACCTTATGATAAGGATGCAGTGAAAGAAGAAGTATGGGAGGACGAAGTAGAAGACTAGAATGAGTGAAACAGGCTTTAAATACAGTATTTTAGCGTCGGGTTCCAGTGGAAATTCCTTTTATCTGGAAACCCCTAAAAAGAAGCTTTTAGTGGATGCAGGCTTGTCTGGTAAGAAAATTACCAGCCTACTTGCTGAAATTAACCGTAAACCCGAGGACCTGGATGCCATCTTGATTACACATGAGCATTCAGACCATATCCACGGAGTGGGAGTTTTGGCTCGCAAGTATGGTATGGATCTTTATGCCAATGAAAAGACCTGGCAAGCAATGGAAAATAGCAAGTACCTTGGAAAGGTAGATTTTTCGCAAAAGCATATCTTTGAAATGGGTAAAACCAAAACCTTTGGAGATATCGACATCGAGAGTTTTGGTGTTAGCCACGATGCGGTTGCACCGCAGTTTTATCGCTTTATGAAGGATGATAAGAGTTTTGTCATGCTGACTGATACAGGTTATGTGAGTGACCGTATGGCAGGGATTGTCGAAAATGCAGATGGCTACCTTATCGAGTCCAACCATGATGTAGAGATTTTGCGAGCAGGTTCTTACGCTTGGCGACTCAAACAACGAATCCTATCTGATCTGGGGCATCTTTCTAACGAGGATGGTGCTGAAGCAATGATTCGGACACTTGGGAATCGCACTAAGAAAATCTACCTTGGACATTTATCTAAGGAAAATAATATCAAGGAACTGGCTCACATGACCATGGTCAATCAGCTAGCCCAAGCTGATTTAGGTGTAGGAGTAGACTTTAAGGTTTACGATACATCACCAGATACCGCAACACCATTGACAGATATATAAAAAGAAGGCGAGAGCCTTCTTTTTATATATTTTACAATCCTGCAAATTCTTTGATTTCTTGTGCTGACATTGAAGAGTCGCAACGGACATTGATTTGTCCATCTGCAATGTGAACGAAGCCTGGTACAGTTGGTATTCCGTAGCGTGAGCGGAATTCTTGCAACTCATTGAGTTGGCTTGATTCTTCACTGTTGATGAAGTAAATGTGAGCTTTGGTTTCAGCTACGACACCTGACAATGTACCAGCAAATTTACGGCAGTAAGGGCAAGTTTTACGACCGATAAAGAAGGTTGCAGTTTCTTTTTTATCAAGAGCTTCTTGCGCACGCGCAACTGTAGTGACTTCAAGGTCTTTGATATTATCTAAAAATTGTTCCATGAGATTACCTCGCTTTCATTGATAAGTCTAGTATGCCATAAAGTTTCTAAAATTGCTTAGATTTGATACGAAAAAAAGATGAGATTGGTTGGTCTCATCTTTTCTAGTGTTTTATTTTACAAATGCATTGATTTCTGCTTCGATATTAGCAATCTTAGCTTGTGATTCTTCGTTGGTTTCACCTACAACTGCAATGTAGAACTTGATTTTTGGTTCTGTACCTGAAGGGCGAACGGCAATCCATGAACCGTCAGCAAGTGTGTATTTCAACACATCACTTGGAGGAGTTGTCAAGTTTGTAACAGTACTGTCAGCAGCAGTAGCTGTTTGAGCTTTGAAGTCTTCTACGACAGTGATAGCTGTTGCATTCCATTCTTTTGGAGCATTATTGCGGAATTTAGCCATAATCGCTTTGATTTGTTCAGCACCATCGACACCTGAAAGGGTAACAGAGATAGTCTTTTCAGCGTAGTAGCCGTACTCTTTGTAGATTTCTTCGATACCGTCAGCAAGAGTCAAACCACGAGAACGGTAGTAAGCAGCAAGTTCAGCAACGACAAGAACGGCTTGGATAGCGTCTTTATCACGTACGAATGGTTTAATCAAGTAACCGAAGCTTTCTTCAAATCCCATCATGTAAGTGTGATTGTGTTTTTCTTCGAATTCTTGGATTTTCTCAGCGATAAATTTGAAACCTGTCAAAACGTTGAACATGGTTGCGCCGTAGCTTTCAGCAATCTTTGTTACCAAGTCAGTTGATACGATAGATTTGCAGAGAGCCGCATTTTCAGGAAGAGTTCCTGCGTTTTTGTGTGCTTCCAAGATGTATTTAGCCATGATAGCACCGATTTGGTTACCTGAAAGGTTGAGGTAGCTACCATCTTTTTGAAGAACTTCAACACCAACACGGTCAGCGTCAGGGTCAGTTGCGACAAGAACATCTGCACCAACTTGACGACCAAGTTCTTCAGCAAGAGCAAAGGCTGCTTGGCTTTCTGGGTTTGGAGATTTTACAGTAGAGAAGTCAGGGTCAGCAGTTGCTTGTGCTTCAACGACTTGAACAGAATCAAATCCTGCTTGGGCAAGAGCACGACGAGCCAACATTTCACCAGTACCATGTAGTGGTGTGTAGACAATCTTCATGTCTTTACCAAATTCTTCAATCAAGGTTGGGTTGATGTTAACGTCCTTAACTTCTTTGAGGTATTCTGCATCGACAGCTTCGCCGATGACTTCAATTAAGCCAGAAGCTTTTTCAGCTTCCACATCAGCAACTTCAACTGCAAATGGGTTTTCGATTGCACGGATATAAGTAGTCAAAGCGTCTGCATCGTGTGGAGGCATTTGTCCACCGTCTTCACCGTAAACCTTGTAACCGTTAAATGGAGCAGGGTTATGGCTGGCTGTAACCATGATACCTGCGAAACAGTTGAGGTGACGAACTGCAAATGATAGTTCTGGAGTTGGACGAAGGCTTTCAAAAACGTAAGATTTGATACCGTGTTTAGCAAGAACTGCTGCAGATTCAAAGGCAAACTCAGGTGAGAAGTGACGGCTATCGTAAGCGATTGCCACACCACGTTCTTTTTCGTTTCCACCTTTTGACTCAATCAAACGAGCCAATCCTTCAGTAGCTTGGCGAACAACGTAGATGTTGATGCGGTTTGTACCAGCACCAATCAAGCCACGCATACCTGCAGTACCAAATTCAAGATTAGTATAGAAGGCATCTTCCTTTGTTTTTTCATCCATATTTTCCAAATCTTGACGAAGGTAGTCAGGAAGATCCGCAAAATCAACCCATTTCTGGTAATTTTCTTGGTAAGACATTAAAATTCTCCTTTTGTAAATTGTTTTAACCGTTCACATTATAGCATTTTTTAGCATTTTAGTAAAACCTTAGCATAAATTTCAGAATGGTGGTGACATATGCCGGTTTATCAAGTCTTGAATGCCTTAGGGAAACATGCTATACTACTTGTATGATTATTTTACAAGCTAATAAAATTGAACGTTCTTTTGCAGGAGAGGTTCTTTTTGATAATATCAACTTGCAGGTTGATGAACGAGACAGGATTGCTCTTGTTGGGAAAAATGGTGCGGGTAAGTCTACTCTTTTGAAGATTTTGGTTGGAGAAGAGGAGCCAACAAGTGGAGAAATCAATAAGAAAAAAGATATTTCTCTGTCTTACCTAGCCCAAGATAGCCGTTTTGAGTCTGAAAACACCATCTACGATGAGATGCTTCATGTCTTTGATGACCTACGTCAAACTGAGAAGCAACTTCGTCAGATGGAGTTGGAGATGGGAGAAAAGTCTGGTGAGGCTTTGGATAAACTGATGTCAGATTACGACCGCTTATCTGAGAATTTTCGCCAAGCAGGTGGCTTTACCTATGAAGCTGATATTCGAGCTATTTTGAATGGATTCAAGTTTGATGAGTCTATGTGGCAGATGAAAATTGGCGAGCTTTCTGGCGGTCAAAATACTCGTTTGGCTCTAGCCAAAATGCTCCTAGAAAAGCCCAATCTCTTGGTACTAGACGAGCCAACCAACCACTTGGATATTGAAACCATTGCCTGGCTAGAGAATTACTTGGTAAACTATAGCGGTGCCCTTATTATTGTCAGCCACGACCGTTACTTCTTGGACAAGGTTGCGACAATTACGCTAGATTTGACCAAGCATTCCTTGGATCGTTATGTGGGTAATTACTCTCGTTTTGTCGAGTTGAAAGAACAAAAACTAGCTACTGAGGCAAAAAACTATGAAAAGCAACAGAAGGAAATCGCGGCTCTGGAAGACTTTGTCAATCGTAATCTAGTCCGAGCTTCAACGACTAAACGTGCCCAATCTCGACGTAAACAACTGGAAAAAATGGAACGTTTGGACAAGCCTGAAGCTAGTAAGAAAGCAGCCAACATGACCTTCCAGTCTGAAAAAACGTCGGGCAATGTTGTATTGACTGTTGAAAATGCGGCTATTGGCTATGATGGGGAAATATTGTCACAACCTATCAACCTAGACCTTCGTAAGATGAATGCTGTTGCCATCGTTGGTCCAAATGGAATCGGCAAGTCAACCTTTATCAAGTCTATTGTTGACCAGATTCCTTTTATCAAGGGAGAAAAGCGCTTTGGCGCTAATGTTGAGGTTGGTTACTATGACCAAACCCAAAGTAAGCTGACACCAAGTAATACGGTGCTGAATGAACTCTGGAATGATTTCAAACTGACACCAGAAGTTGAAATCCGCAACCGTCTAGGTGCCTTCCTTTTCTCTGGTGATGATGTTAAAAAATCAGTCGGCATGTTGTCAGGTGGCGAAAAAGCTCGTTTGCTTTTAGCTAAATTGTCTATGGAAAACAACAACTTCTTGATTCTGGATGAGCCGACCAACCACTTGGATATTGATAGCAAGGAAGTGTTGGAAAATGCCTTGATTGACTTCGATGGAACTCTTCTCTTCGTCAGCCACGACCGTTACTTTATCAATCGTGTAGCAACTCATGTTCTAGAATTGTCTGAGAATGGTTCAACTCTCTACCTTGGAGATTACGATTACTATGTCGAGAAGAAAGCAGAAGTAGAAATGAGTCAGACTGAGGAAGCTTCAACTAGCAATCAAGCAAAGGAAGCAAGCCCAGTTAATGACTATCAGGCCCAGAAAGAAAGTCAAAAAGAAGTTCGCAAGCTCATGAGACAAATCGAAAGTCTAGAAGCTGAAATTGAAGAGCTAGAAAGTCAAAGCCAAGCCATTTCTGAACAAATGTTGGAGACAAATGATGCCGATAAACTGATGGAATTACAGGCTGAGCTGGACAAAATCAGCCACCGTCAGGAAGAAGCTATGCTTGAATGGGAAGAATTATCGGAGCAGGTGTAAAAGGAGAAAACAGATGGTAGAATTTAGATATTTTAACACAGAATATAAGAAAGTAACCAATAAGACATTTTCAGATAGTTTTGTTTTTTTTAAAGATAATTGGAATGACTATGGTTATAATATTACTTTTAGTGTTTATTATTATGATAATGATTGTAGTGAAAGATACATAGGTAGTTATAGAATTTATGAATCTGAAATAGAAGAACAAGAGAATGCGGATGGAATTAAATCTATTTTTGAATTATCTAAAGATGATTTTGATAGGAATCAAAAATATTCTTTAGCTTGTAATCTAGAGTTTTATCAAAAATTGTATGAATTTTCACAGGATTACTATGATGATTTTCTAAAAGAGCACAATGATTTAACACTTAATGATATACCAGAAGATATAAAAGAAAATAGTGGAGTAAAGAAAGCTCTCTTAAGAAATGATGGGATAACAAAAAGTGAAGATATAATAGATTTTAATAGTGAAATACAAAGAATCGATTCAGAATTAAATGTTGGTAATTGTGTTTCAACTGAGAAATATTTAGAACTTATTTTTGATTATATTTTGGAAATATTAATGGATGATGAAATAACTGAGGATAATAAAAAGTTAGTTTTCAAAATTGTTGGAGGGTGTAATTTTAATTTTGAATTATTAAATAAATTAGCCAGATATTTTTTAGATAATCTAAACTATGGCCAACATCAAAATGGTATTGATTTATTACTTTCCTTACTTGAAAGAACTAATTTTGATCAATTAAAGTCAGAGCTAGAGACCATTAAAAATGAAGATTTAGGAAAAATATCAACTAGTGTTAAGAAAATTAAGGACAAATTAAGATACTCTCGAACTACAAACGATGACAGTTTTATTCACTATACTTCCCTAAATACATTAAAATTTTTGCTTTATAAAACTGATGATAAAAATAATTATCCTAGAT carries:
- a CDS encoding PedC/BrcD family bacteriocin maturation disulfide isomerase — translated: MEQFLDNIKDLEVTTVARAQEALDKKETATFFIGRKTCPYCRKFAGTLSGVVAETKAHIYFINSEESSQLNELQEFRSRYGIPTVPGFVHIADGQINVRCDSSMSAQEIKEFAGL
- a CDS encoding phospho-sugar mutase, which produces MSYQENYQKWVDFADLPDYLRQDLENMDEKTKEDAFYTNLEFGTAGMRGLIGAGTNRINIYVVRQATEGLARLIESKGGNEKERGVAIAYDSRHFSPEFAFESAAVLAKHGIKSYVFESLRPTPELSFAVRHLNCFAGIMVTASHNPAPFNGYKVYGEDGGQMPPHDADALTTYIRAIENPFAVEVADVEAEKASGLIEVIGEAVDAEYLKEVKDVNINPTLIEEFGKDMKIVYTPLHGTGEMLARRALAQAGFDSVQVVEAQATADPDFSTVKSPNPESQAAFALAEELGRQVGADVLVATDPDADRVGVEVLQKDGSYLNLSGNQIGAIMAKYILEAHKNAGTLPENAALCKSIVSTDLVTKIAESYGATMFNVLTGFKFIAEKIQEFEEKHNHTYMMGFEESFGYLIKPFVRDKDAIQAVLVVAELAAYYRSRGLTLADGIEEIYKEYGYYAEKTISVTLSGVDGAEQIKAIMAKFRNNAPKEWNATAITVVEDFKAQTATAADSTVTNLTTPPSDVLKYTLADGSWIAVRPSGTEPKIKFYIAVVGETNEESQAKIANIEAEINAFVK
- a CDS encoding ABC-F family ATP-binding cassette domain-containing protein, whose protein sequence is MIILQANKIERSFAGEVLFDNINLQVDERDRIALVGKNGAGKSTLLKILVGEEEPTSGEINKKKDISLSYLAQDSRFESENTIYDEMLHVFDDLRQTEKQLRQMELEMGEKSGEALDKLMSDYDRLSENFRQAGGFTYEADIRAILNGFKFDESMWQMKIGELSGGQNTRLALAKMLLEKPNLLVLDEPTNHLDIETIAWLENYLVNYSGALIIVSHDRYFLDKVATITLDLTKHSLDRYVGNYSRFVELKEQKLATEAKNYEKQQKEIAALEDFVNRNLVRASTTKRAQSRRKQLEKMERLDKPEASKKAANMTFQSEKTSGNVVLTVENAAIGYDGEILSQPINLDLRKMNAVAIVGPNGIGKSTFIKSIVDQIPFIKGEKRFGANVEVGYYDQTQSKLTPSNTVLNELWNDFKLTPEVEIRNRLGAFLFSGDDVKKSVGMLSGGEKARLLLAKLSMENNNFLILDEPTNHLDIDSKEVLENALIDFDGTLLFVSHDRYFINRVATHVLELSENGSTLYLGDYDYYVEKKAEVEMSQTEEASTSNQAKEASPVNDYQAQKESQKEVRKLMRQIESLEAEIEELESQSQAISEQMLETNDADKLMELQAELDKISHRQEEAMLEWEELSEQV
- the yycF gene encoding response regulator YycF, producing the protein MKKILIVDDEKPISDIIKFNMTKEGYEVVTAFNGREALEQFEAEQPDIIILDLMLPEIDGLEVAKTIRKTSSVPIIMLSAKDSEFDKVIGLELGADDYVTKPFSNRELQARVKALLRRTDLASVDNQESDEKKTQPLQIGDLEIVPDAYVAKKYGEELDLTHREFELLYHLASHIGQVITREHLLETVWGYDYFGDVRTVDVTIRRLREKIEDTPSRPEYILTRRGVGYYMRNND
- the vicK gene encoding cell wall metabolism sensor histidine kinase VicK, translated to MIELIRKNILTSDFIFILILLGFILIVTLLLLENRRDNIRLKQINQKVKDLIAGDYSQVLDMQGSSEITNITNNLNDLSEVIRLTQENLEQESKRLHSILSYMTDGVLATNRRGKITMINDMAKKQLGVQKEEVLNKSILELLKIEDEYELRDLITQVPELMIDSQDDNGEYLSLRVRFALVRRESGFISGLVAVLHDTTEQEKEERERRLFVSNVSHELRTPLTSVKSYLEALDEGALSEPVAPDFIKVSLDETNRMMRMVTDLLHLSRIDNATSHLDVELINFTAFITFILNRFDKMRGSDEEKKYELVRDYPITSVWIEIDTDKMTQVIDNILNNAIKYSPDGGKITVTMKTTDDQMILSISDQGLGIPKQDLPRIFDRFYRVDRARSRAQGGTGLGLSIAKEIIKQHKGFIWAKSEYGKGSTFTIVLPYDKDAVKEEVWEDEVED
- a CDS encoding RluA family pseudouridine synthase, with product MKFEFIADEHVKVKTFLKKHEVSKGLLAKIKFRGGAILVNDQPQNATYLLDLGDRVTIDIPAEEGFETLEAIERPLDILYEDDHFLVLNKPYGVASIPSVNHSNTIANFIKGYYVKQNYENQQVHIVTRLDRDTSGLMLFAKHGYAHARLDKQLQKKSIEKRYFALVKGDGYLESEGEIIAPIARDEDSIITRRVAKGGKYAHTSYKIVASYGNIHLVDIRLHTGRTHQIRVHFSHIGFPLLGDDLYGGSLDDGIQRQALHCHYLSFYHPFLEQDLQLESPLPDDFSNLITQLSTNTL
- the pta gene encoding phosphate acetyltransferase, with the translated sequence MEVFESLKANLVGKNARIVLPEGEEPRILQATKRLVKETEVIPVLLGNPEKIKIYLEIEGIEDGYEVIDPQHYDKFEEMVAALVERRKGKMSEEDARKVLVEDVNYFGVMLVYLGLVDGMVSGAIHSTASTVRPALQIIKTRPNVTRTSGAFLMVRGTERYLFGDCAININPDAEALAEIAINSAITAKMFGIEPKIAMLSYSTKGSGFGESVDKVVEATKIAHDLRPDLEIDGELQFDAAFVPETAALKAPGSTVAGQANVFIFPGIEAGNIGYKMAERLGGFAAVGPVLQGLNKPVNDLSRGCNADDVYKLTLITAAQAVHQ
- the mutY gene encoding A/G-specific adenine glycosylase; this encodes MLDLKEYGIVMWPEEKIISFREKLLNWYDENKRDLPWRRSKNPYHIWVSEIMLQQTRVDTVIPYYERFLDWFPTVKSLATAPEERLLKAWEGLGYYSRVRNMQAAAQQIMTDFGGQFPHTYEGISSLKGIGPYTAGAISSIAFNLPEPAVDGNVMRVLARLFEVNHDIGIPSNRKIFQAMMEILIDPERPGDFNQALMDLGSDIEAPVNPRPEESPVKDFSAAYQNGTMDRYPIKAPKKKPVPIYLKALVVKNAQGQFLLEKNESEKLLAGFWHFPLIEVDNFSQEEQFDLFHQVAEESVNFGPSPEESFQQDYDLDVDWLDIYFETVKHIFSHRKWHVQIVAGQVSDFHDFSDREVRWLSPEEFKNVPLAKPQQKIWQAYAQANLDSSKD
- a CDS encoding MBL fold metallo-hydrolase, producing the protein MSETGFKYSILASGSSGNSFYLETPKKKLLVDAGLSGKKITSLLAEINRKPEDLDAILITHEHSDHIHGVGVLARKYGMDLYANEKTWQAMENSKYLGKVDFSQKHIFEMGKTKTFGDIDIESFGVSHDAVAPQFYRFMKDDKSFVMLTDTGYVSDRMAGIVENADGYLIESNHDVEILRAGSYAWRLKQRILSDLGHLSNEDGAEAMIRTLGNRTKKIYLGHLSKENNIKELAHMTMVNQLAQADLGVGVDFKVYDTSPDTATPLTDI